Proteins encoded within one genomic window of Mycolicibacterium aubagnense:
- a CDS encoding heavy metal translocating P-type ATPase, whose amino-acid sequence MMISVAAGRIRVHMPWLRGDAVRAVAVEDTVDKITGVRTVHAYPRTASVVIWYAPKRCDTAALLQAIAAAQAIPAQLVPTRSPRSADIHNADVLRMALGAVALGLLGIRRYGLSRPRILGPTSRTFATGATIITGYPFLRGALRSLRGGRSPGTDLLVSAATIASLILRENVVALTVLWLLNIGEYLQDLTLRRTRRAIADLLRGAQDTAWLQLDDGSEVQVSTDSLRVGDVVIIHEQVAIPIDGDVLSGDAVIDQSAITGENLPVAVTTGATVHAGSVVVRGRVVVRARAVGHHTVLGRIVARVEEAQRDRAPIQTVGENFSRRFVPASFLLATATFLATGDVRRAMTMLLVACPCAVGLSTPTAISAAIGNGARRGILIKGGSHLEAAGRANAVVFDKTGTLTLGRHIVTNVVSFHDDWAPETILAYAASSEIHSRHPLAEAVIRSTEAKHIVIPPHEECEVLVGLGMRTRADGRTLLLGNPSLLARENVAMDGEADQWVRRLRRQAETPLLLAVDGELVGLLSLRDEVRPEAAKVLAHLRSSGVERIVMLTGDHADTAQAVAAELGITEWKANALPEDKLALVQDLHEAGYTVAVVGDGVNDAPALAAADIGIAMGLAGTDVAVETADVALATDDLRRLLEVRALSDCAVAVIRQNYAMSIAVNAFGLLLGAFGGLSPVLAAILHNASSVAVVTNSSRLIQHELAQSGCPDR is encoded by the coding sequence ACGCGGTCCGGGCCGTCGCGGTCGAGGACACCGTCGACAAGATCACCGGTGTCCGCACCGTGCACGCCTATCCACGTACCGCATCGGTAGTGATCTGGTACGCACCGAAGCGCTGTGACACCGCCGCGCTCCTGCAAGCCATCGCGGCCGCACAGGCCATCCCGGCCCAGCTGGTGCCTACCCGTTCGCCGCGCTCGGCCGACATTCACAACGCCGACGTCCTGCGCATGGCGCTCGGCGCTGTGGCGTTGGGGCTCCTGGGAATCCGCCGCTACGGACTTTCCCGACCCCGGATCCTCGGGCCGACCAGCCGGACCTTCGCCACCGGTGCGACCATCATCACCGGATACCCGTTCCTGCGCGGCGCCCTTCGGTCGCTGCGGGGCGGGCGGTCGCCGGGGACCGACCTGCTGGTTTCGGCCGCCACCATCGCCAGCCTGATCCTGCGCGAGAACGTCGTCGCCCTCACCGTGCTCTGGCTGCTGAATATCGGTGAGTACCTGCAGGATCTGACGTTGCGCCGGACCCGCCGAGCCATCGCCGACTTGCTGCGCGGTGCCCAGGACACGGCATGGCTGCAACTCGACGACGGCAGTGAAGTCCAGGTCAGCACCGACTCGCTGCGCGTGGGCGACGTCGTCATCATCCACGAGCAGGTTGCCATCCCCATCGACGGCGACGTCCTGTCCGGAGACGCCGTCATCGATCAGTCGGCGATCACGGGAGAGAACCTCCCGGTGGCGGTGACAACCGGTGCGACCGTGCATGCCGGCTCCGTGGTGGTACGCGGCCGCGTGGTGGTCCGCGCCCGCGCCGTCGGCCACCACACGGTGCTCGGCCGGATCGTGGCCAGAGTCGAAGAGGCACAACGTGATCGGGCACCGATCCAAACCGTGGGCGAGAATTTCTCCCGCAGATTCGTGCCCGCTTCGTTCCTCCTGGCCACGGCGACGTTCCTGGCCACGGGGGACGTGCGCCGAGCGATGACCATGCTCTTGGTGGCCTGCCCATGTGCGGTGGGGCTGTCCACCCCGACGGCGATCAGCGCGGCGATCGGCAACGGGGCCCGCCGCGGCATTCTCATCAAAGGTGGCTCCCACCTCGAGGCGGCCGGCCGCGCGAACGCGGTGGTCTTCGACAAGACCGGCACACTCACCCTCGGCCGGCACATCGTCACCAATGTCGTGTCATTCCATGATGACTGGGCACCCGAAACCATCCTCGCCTACGCCGCGAGCTCGGAGATCCACTCACGACATCCGCTGGCGGAAGCGGTGATTCGCTCGACCGAAGCCAAACACATCGTGATTCCGCCACACGAGGAGTGCGAAGTTCTCGTCGGACTGGGCATGCGGACGCGCGCCGACGGCCGCACCCTGCTGCTCGGCAATCCGTCACTCCTCGCACGTGAGAACGTGGCCATGGACGGCGAAGCCGACCAGTGGGTGCGGCGGCTGCGGCGACAAGCCGAGACGCCGCTGCTGCTGGCCGTCGACGGTGAGCTCGTCGGATTGCTCAGCCTGCGCGACGAAGTGCGGCCGGAAGCGGCGAAAGTGCTTGCGCACCTGCGGTCCTCGGGCGTGGAACGAATAGTGATGCTCACCGGCGACCACGCGGATACCGCGCAGGCAGTTGCCGCGGAGCTGGGTATCACCGAGTGGAAAGCCAACGCGCTGCCCGAGGACAAGCTCGCGCTGGTGCAGGACTTACACGAGGCGGGCTATACCGTCGCGGTCGTCGGCGACGGCGTCAACGACGCCCCCGCACTCGCCGCCGCGGACATCGGCATCGCCATGGGGTTGGCCGGTACCGACGTCGCCGTCGAGACCGCCGACGTCGCCCTCGCCACCGACGATCTACGTCGCCTGCTCGAAGTTCGCGCTCTCAGCGACTGTGCCGTGGCGGTGATCCGGCAGAACTACGCCATGTCGATTGCGGTCAACGCCTTCGGGTTACTCCTCGGCGCATTCGGCGGCCTCTCCCCGGTTTTGGCCGCCATCTTGCACAACGCCTCATCCGTCGCCGTCGTCACCAACAGTTCCAGGCTGATTCAGCACGAGCTGGCCCAATCTGGCTGTCCCGACCGATAG
- a CDS encoding TIGR03943 family putative permease subunit — translation MLLLVGISMATVTFTGSFTRYVKPSLYPWLAVSAVLLVGLALVAIARDWRMSRVAVGIDDHEHHHHEHGHQSTVVWMLVLPVVVLAFVVPPALSARAAAPTSVVVSNDVLRRAYPPLPSGVTPEMSLPDVVARADYDSTGSLVNRTITVVGFIFRDHDVSDLARGTITCCAADARLSRLHLTGALAKQADTLPDESWLRVRGVVTTTGDSTDHGIPTLAVAALDRVAAPADEYAYLTR, via the coding sequence GTGTTGCTGCTGGTGGGGATCAGCATGGCGACGGTGACGTTCACCGGCAGCTTCACCCGGTATGTCAAACCGTCGCTATATCCATGGTTGGCGGTGTCGGCGGTGCTGCTGGTGGGGCTCGCCCTTGTCGCGATCGCCCGGGACTGGCGGATGTCTCGTGTGGCCGTCGGCATCGACGACCACGAACACCATCACCACGAACACGGCCACCAGTCCACCGTGGTCTGGATGCTGGTACTTCCGGTCGTGGTACTGGCTTTCGTGGTGCCGCCCGCACTGTCGGCGCGTGCGGCAGCGCCGACTTCCGTTGTCGTGTCGAATGATGTGCTGCGGCGGGCCTATCCGCCGTTGCCGTCGGGCGTGACACCTGAGATGTCATTGCCGGACGTCGTGGCACGGGCCGACTATGACAGCACCGGTTCGCTGGTCAACCGCACGATCACCGTCGTCGGCTTCATTTTTCGGGACCACGACGTCTCGGATTTGGCCCGGGGAACCATCACCTGTTGTGCTGCCGATGCCCGCCTGTCCCGGCTCCATCTGACCGGGGCGCTTGCGAAACAGGCAGATACGTTGCCCGACGAGAGCTGGTTGCGGGTGCGGGGCGTGGTGACCACCACCGGCGATTCGACCGACCACGGTATTCCGACGCTGGCGGTGGCTGCCCTCGATCGGGTCGCCGCGCCGGCAGACGAGTACGCCTATCTGACCCGCTAG
- a CDS encoding YbjQ family protein, with amino-acid sequence MLVVTTNDLPGWEIQRVCGEVFGLTVRSRNAFAQMGAGFKAMFGGELQGMTKNLAESRNEAMGRLIQECQARGGNAIIAMRFDTTEIGDVWTEICAYGTAVQAVPVTDAARYTAQQLGYGG; translated from the coding sequence ATGCTGGTTGTCACGACGAATGACTTGCCCGGCTGGGAGATTCAGCGCGTCTGCGGTGAGGTGTTCGGCCTGACCGTGCGCTCCCGGAACGCCTTCGCGCAGATGGGCGCCGGCTTCAAGGCGATGTTCGGCGGGGAGCTGCAGGGCATGACCAAGAACCTGGCAGAGAGCCGCAACGAGGCCATGGGCCGGCTCATCCAGGAATGTCAGGCCCGCGGCGGCAACGCCATCATCGCGATGCGGTTCGACACCACCGAGATCGGCGATGTGTGGACCGAGATCTGCGCGTATGGCACTGCGGTGCAGGCGGTCCCGGTCACCGACGCCGCCCGCTACACCGCGCAGCAACTGGGGTACGGCGGCTGA
- a CDS encoding CbtA family protein: protein MEIRVIGRGALAGLFAGILGFLFAWIFAEPIIDKAIDYESGRMNVLSTVHAAMGHPVEPDGPELFSRSIQSGIGAATGIIAFSVAMGALVAVAYLVLHGRFEVRPKVLGWSVAGFGFLGVYLLPFVKYPSNPPAVGHEFTMEARGFLYLGMVWGSLTLLGLAVFTARKLSRKVGWARSVAIAVVGFFVVYGGLLAALPSLGELSANIEHSGEFGFARAATETPQPITNTFPTPVTVDGKVYAPGQLVYPGFDADLLWKFRWYSLIDQALIWTVIGLVFGGLVERYLGGGRKAATARDVAPAV from the coding sequence GTGGAAATCCGCGTCATCGGGCGCGGAGCCCTCGCCGGCCTGTTCGCCGGCATCTTGGGGTTCCTGTTCGCCTGGATTTTTGCCGAACCCATCATCGACAAGGCCATCGACTACGAGTCCGGCCGCATGAATGTGCTGTCGACTGTCCACGCGGCCATGGGGCACCCCGTCGAGCCGGACGGGCCGGAGTTGTTCAGCCGATCCATTCAGTCGGGTATCGGCGCGGCCACCGGAATCATCGCTTTCTCGGTCGCGATGGGTGCCTTGGTCGCCGTCGCGTATCTGGTGCTGCACGGCCGGTTCGAGGTCCGGCCGAAGGTGCTGGGCTGGAGCGTCGCAGGTTTCGGCTTTCTCGGCGTATACCTGCTGCCGTTCGTGAAATATCCGTCGAACCCGCCGGCAGTCGGCCACGAGTTCACCATGGAGGCCCGCGGCTTCCTGTACCTGGGCATGGTGTGGGGGTCGTTGACCCTACTGGGGCTCGCGGTGTTCACGGCGCGCAAGCTGTCCCGCAAGGTCGGCTGGGCGCGTTCGGTCGCGATCGCGGTGGTCGGGTTCTTCGTGGTGTACGGCGGGCTGTTGGCGGCGCTGCCGTCGCTGGGTGAGCTGTCGGCCAACATCGAGCACTCCGGCGAGTTCGGCTTCGCGCGCGCCGCAACCGAGACGCCGCAGCCGATCACCAACACGTTCCCCACTCCGGTGACGGTCGACGGCAAGGTCTACGCCCCCGGCCAGCTCGTCTACCCGGGCTTCGACGCCGACCTGTTGTGGAAGTTCCGGTGGTACTCGTTGATCGACCAGGCGTTGATCTGGACGGTCATCGGGCTGGTGTTCGGTGGGCTCGTCGAGCGTTACCTCGGGGGCGGCAGGAAGGCCGCGACGGCACGGGACGTCGCACCCGCCGTCTGA
- a CDS encoding CbtB domain-containing protein yields MTSISVSSKPGISAESHRALSATRVAVLLGITIFLAVLAYYLVGVDEGMMSMFGKTVVVHEWVHDSRHFLGFPCH; encoded by the coding sequence ATGACGAGCATTTCGGTTTCTTCCAAGCCGGGTATATCCGCCGAATCCCACCGGGCACTGTCGGCCACGCGGGTGGCGGTGCTGCTCGGGATCACCATCTTCTTGGCGGTGCTGGCGTACTACCTCGTCGGTGTCGACGAGGGCATGATGTCGATGTTCGGCAAGACCGTCGTGGTCCACGAGTGGGTGCATGACTCGCGGCACTTCCTCGGCTTCCCCTGCCACTGA
- the clpC1 gene encoding ATP-dependent protease ATP-binding subunit ClpC produces MFERFTDRARRVVVLAQEEARMLNHNYIGTEHILLGLIHEGEGVAAKSLESLGISLEGVRSQVEEIIGQGQQAPSGHIPFTPRAKKVLELSLREALQLGHNYIGTEHILLGLIREGEGVAAQVLVKLGAELTRVRQQVIQLLSGYQGKETAEAGTGGRGGETGNPSTSLVLDQFGRNLTAAAAEGKLDPVIGREKEIERVMQVLSRRTKNNPVLIGEPGVGKTAVVEGLAQAIVHGEVPETLKDKQLYTLDLGSLVAGSRYRGDFEERLKKVLKEINTRGDIILFIDELHTLVGAGAAEGAIDAASILKPKLARGELQTIGATTLDEYRKYIEKDAALERRFQPVQVGEPTVEHTIEILKGLRDRYEAHHRVSITDGALVAAATLADRYINDRFLPDKAIDLIDEAGARMRIRRMTAPPDLREFDEKIADARREKESAIDAQDFEKAARLRDSEKTLVAQRAEREKQWRSGDLDVVAEVDDEQIAEVLGNWTGIPVFKLTEAETTRLLRMEDELHKRIIGQVDAVKAVSKAIRRTRAGLKDPKRPSGSFIFAGPSGVGKTELSKALAEFLFGDDDALIQIDMGEFHDRFTASRLFGAPPGYVGYEEGGQLTEKVRRKPFSVVLFDEIEKAHQEIYNSLLQVLEDGRLTDGQGRTVDFKNTVLIFTSNLGTSDISKAVGLGFTQGGGENNYERMKLKVHDELKKHFRPEFLNRIDDIIVFHQLTQDEIVQMVELMIGRVGKQLKAKDMAMELTPKAKALLARRGFDPVLGARPLRRTIQREIEDQLSEKILFEEVGPGQLVTVDVDNWDGESNNTEDAVFTFAGRRKESADLAEAAATTAAE; encoded by the coding sequence ATGTTTGAGAGATTCACCGACCGGGCCCGTCGGGTCGTCGTCCTGGCGCAAGAAGAAGCCCGGATGCTCAACCACAATTACATCGGCACCGAGCACATCCTGCTTGGCCTCATTCATGAGGGCGAGGGCGTAGCCGCCAAGTCGCTGGAATCGCTGGGCATCTCGCTCGAGGGTGTGCGGAGCCAGGTCGAAGAGATCATCGGCCAGGGGCAGCAGGCCCCGTCCGGCCACATTCCGTTCACGCCGCGTGCCAAGAAGGTGCTGGAGCTGTCTCTGCGCGAGGCGCTGCAGCTCGGCCACAACTACATCGGCACCGAGCACATTCTGCTCGGCCTGATCCGTGAGGGTGAGGGCGTCGCCGCGCAGGTGCTCGTGAAGCTGGGTGCCGAGCTGACCCGCGTGCGTCAGCAGGTCATCCAGCTGCTGTCGGGCTACCAGGGCAAGGAGACCGCCGAAGCCGGTACCGGTGGCCGCGGTGGCGAGACGGGCAACCCGTCGACGTCGCTCGTGCTCGACCAGTTCGGCCGTAACCTGACCGCCGCCGCCGCCGAGGGCAAGCTCGACCCGGTCATCGGCCGGGAGAAGGAAATCGAGCGGGTCATGCAGGTGCTGAGCCGCCGCACCAAGAACAACCCGGTGCTGATCGGTGAGCCCGGCGTCGGTAAGACCGCCGTCGTCGAGGGCCTGGCCCAGGCCATCGTGCACGGCGAGGTCCCCGAGACGCTCAAGGACAAGCAGCTCTACACGCTCGACCTGGGTTCGCTGGTCGCCGGCAGCCGCTACCGCGGTGACTTCGAAGAGCGCCTGAAGAAGGTGCTCAAGGAGATCAACACCCGCGGCGACATCATCCTGTTCATCGACGAGCTGCACACGCTCGTCGGTGCGGGTGCCGCCGAGGGCGCCATCGACGCGGCGAGCATCCTGAAGCCGAAGCTGGCCCGTGGCGAGCTGCAGACCATCGGTGCGACCACCCTCGACGAGTACCGCAAGTACATCGAGAAGGACGCCGCGCTGGAGCGCCGGTTCCAGCCGGTGCAGGTGGGCGAGCCGACAGTCGAGCACACCATCGAGATCCTCAAGGGTCTGCGCGACCGGTACGAGGCGCACCACCGCGTGTCCATCACCGACGGTGCGCTGGTCGCTGCCGCGACGCTGGCCGACCGGTACATCAACGACCGGTTCCTGCCGGACAAGGCCATCGACCTGATCGACGAGGCCGGCGCCCGCATGCGTATCCGCCGGATGACCGCTCCGCCAGACCTGCGCGAGTTCGACGAGAAGATCGCCGACGCCCGCCGGGAGAAGGAATCGGCCATCGACGCGCAGGACTTCGAGAAGGCAGCCCGGCTGCGCGACTCGGAGAAGACGCTGGTCGCCCAGCGCGCCGAGCGCGAGAAGCAGTGGCGTTCGGGCGATCTCGACGTGGTCGCCGAGGTCGACGACGAGCAGATCGCCGAGGTTCTGGGCAACTGGACCGGCATCCCGGTGTTCAAGCTGACCGAGGCCGAGACCACGCGTCTGCTGCGCATGGAAGACGAACTGCACAAGCGGATCATCGGGCAGGTCGACGCCGTCAAGGCAGTCTCGAAGGCCATCCGGCGTACCCGCGCCGGCCTGAAAGACCCGAAGCGTCCGTCGGGCTCGTTCATCTTCGCCGGCCCGTCCGGCGTCGGTAAGACCGAACTGTCCAAGGCGTTGGCGGAATTCCTGTTCGGCGACGACGACGCGCTCATCCAGATCGACATGGGCGAGTTCCACGACCGCTTCACCGCGTCGCGGCTGTTCGGTGCCCCTCCGGGCTACGTCGGCTACGAAGAGGGCGGCCAGCTCACCGAGAAGGTGCGCCGCAAGCCGTTCAGCGTGGTGCTGTTCGACGAGATCGAGAAGGCCCACCAGGAGATCTACAACAGCCTCCTGCAGGTCCTCGAAGATGGCCGCCTGACCGACGGTCAGGGTCGCACCGTCGACTTCAAGAACACCGTGCTGATCTTCACCTCGAACCTCGGCACCAGCGACATCAGCAAGGCGGTTGGTCTCGGCTTCACCCAGGGTGGCGGCGAGAACAACTACGAGCGGATGAAGCTCAAGGTGCACGACGAGCTGAAGAAGCACTTCCGCCCGGAGTTCCTGAACCGTATCGACGACATCATCGTGTTCCACCAGCTGACGCAGGACGAGATCGTCCAGATGGTGGAACTGATGATCGGTCGGGTCGGCAAGCAGCTCAAGGCCAAGGACATGGCCATGGAGCTGACGCCGAAGGCCAAGGCGCTGTTGGCCCGTCGTGGTTTCGATCCGGTGCTGGGGGCGCGGCCGCTGCGTCGCACCATCCAGCGTGAGATCGAGGATCAGCTGTCGGAGAAGATCCTCTTCGAAGAGGTCGGCCCGGGTCAGTTGGTCACCGTCGACGTCGACAACTGGGACGGCGAGAGCAACAACACCGAGGATGCGGTGTTCACCTTCGCCGGCCGTCGCAAGGAATCGGCCGACTTGGCCGAGGCCGCGGCGACTACTGCTGCCGAATAA
- the lsr2 gene encoding histone-like nucleoid-structuring protein Lsr2, which translates to MAKKVTVTLVDDFDGEGAADETVEFALDGVNYEIDLTTKNAAKLRNDLKKWVEAGRRVGGRRRGRASAGASGRGRASIDREQSAAIREWARRNGHNVSSRGRIPAEIIDAFHAAT; encoded by the coding sequence ATGGCAAAGAAAGTGACTGTCACGCTCGTCGATGATTTCGACGGTGAAGGTGCGGCGGATGAGACGGTCGAATTTGCGCTCGACGGGGTGAACTACGAGATCGACCTCACCACCAAGAACGCCGCCAAGCTTCGGAATGATTTGAAGAAATGGGTGGAGGCCGGCCGTCGCGTCGGTGGCCGCCGTCGTGGCCGCGCCAGCGCCGGTGCTTCGGGTCGTGGTCGGGCCTCGATCGACCGTGAGCAGAGTGCCGCCATCCGGGAATGGGCTCGTCGCAACGGCCACAATGTCTCCAGCCGCGGTCGTATTCCGGCCGAGATCATCGACGCGTTCCACGCCGCGACGTAG
- the lysS gene encoding lysine--tRNA ligase → MSEADSPDIPEQFRIRQAKRERLLAEGRDPYPVEVPRTHTLAELRAAYPELAADTATGDIVGVAGRVVFARNSGKLCFATLQEGDGTQLQAMLSLDKVGQESLDAWKSDVDLGDIVFVEGEVISSRRGELSVLAQNWQIVSKALRPLPVAHKELNEETRVRQRYVDLIVRPEARTVARQRIAVVRALRSALERRGFLEVETPMLQTLPGGAAARPFITHSNALDADLYLRIAPELFLKRCLVGGFEKVFELNRNFRNEGADSTHSPEFAMLETYQAYGTYDDSAIVTRELIQEVADEAIGTRMVPLPDGSTYDLDGEWATIEMYPSLSEALGEEITPDTSAEYLWKVAERLGAEIPRDRGYGHGKLIEELWEHTVGDRLWAPTFVRDFPVETTPLTRAHRTIPGVTEKWDLYVRKFELATGYSELIDPVIQRERFEAQARAAAAGDDEAMRLDEDFLIALEYAMPPTTGTGMGLDRLLMALTGLTIRDTVLFPIVRRQAD, encoded by the coding sequence GTGAGCGAAGCCGACAGCCCCGACATTCCCGAGCAGTTCCGCATCCGCCAGGCCAAGCGTGAGCGGCTGCTGGCCGAGGGGCGCGACCCGTATCCGGTCGAGGTGCCGCGCACCCACACCCTCGCCGAGCTGAGGGCGGCCTATCCGGAGCTCGCCGCGGACACCGCCACCGGCGACATCGTCGGCGTGGCCGGCCGTGTTGTGTTCGCCCGGAACTCGGGCAAGCTGTGCTTCGCCACGCTCCAGGAGGGCGACGGCACCCAGCTGCAGGCCATGCTGAGCCTGGACAAGGTGGGACAGGAGTCGCTCGACGCCTGGAAGTCCGACGTGGACCTGGGCGACATCGTCTTCGTCGAGGGCGAGGTCATCAGTTCCCGGCGCGGGGAATTGTCTGTGCTTGCCCAGAACTGGCAAATTGTGTCGAAGGCGCTGCGGCCGCTTCCTGTCGCGCACAAGGAATTGAATGAAGAGACCCGGGTCCGGCAGCGGTACGTCGACCTGATCGTGCGCCCGGAAGCCCGCACTGTCGCCCGGCAGCGTATTGCGGTCGTGCGGGCGTTGCGTTCGGCACTGGAGCGCCGCGGCTTTCTGGAAGTCGAGACTCCGATGCTGCAGACGCTGCCCGGTGGCGCCGCGGCGCGCCCGTTCATCACGCACTCCAACGCGCTCGACGCGGATCTGTACCTGCGCATCGCGCCGGAGTTGTTCCTGAAGCGCTGCCTGGTCGGTGGTTTCGAGAAGGTTTTCGAGCTTAATCGGAACTTTCGCAACGAGGGCGCCGATTCCACGCATTCCCCGGAATTCGCGATGTTGGAGACATATCAGGCCTATGGCACATATGACGATTCCGCCATTGTGACGCGTGAGCTTATTCAGGAGGTCGCAGACGAGGCCATTGGCACTCGAATGGTGCCGCTGCCGGACGGCTCCACCTATGACCTCGATGGTGAATGGGCGACCATCGAAATGTATCCGTCGTTGTCCGAAGCCCTGGGTGAGGAGATCACTCCCGATACTTCTGCCGAGTACCTGTGGAAGGTCGCCGAACGACTCGGTGCCGAGATTCCGCGGGACCGCGGATACGGCCACGGGAAATTGATCGAGGAACTGTGGGAGCACACCGTCGGTGATCGTCTTTGGGCGCCGACCTTCGTCCGGGATTTCCCGGTGGAGACCACGCCGCTGACTCGGGCCCACCGCACTATTCCGGGCGTTACAGAAAAATGGGATCTGTATGTCCGGAAGTTCGAGCTGGCCACGGGATATTCGGAGTTGATCGATCCGGTCATTCAGCGTGAGCGTTTCGAGGCCCAGGCTCGTGCCGCCGCTGCCGGTGACGACGAGGCAATGCGACTTGATGAGGATTTCCTTATCGCATTGGAGTATGCGATGCCGCCGACGACCGGAACGGGAATGGGGCTCGACCGCTTGCTGATGGCATTGACGGGGTTGACGATTAGGGACACGGTTTTGTTCCCGATTGTTCGCCGCCAGGCCGACTGA
- a CDS encoding alanine racemase: protein MATSLEQSTVDALDHEPIDWKYKGLPSSWWGQTPAQVCRRRPSLFDDGAVSPVCTLRTQPLVHNMVTMARWCRRRGVQLAPHGKTHMSPQLLARQLGAGAVAVTAATISQVRVFRAFGVRRIILANELVDVTGLRWLAAELDANPDFELTCWVDSVRGVQLMTSALTGRRRQVDVCVEVGQPGGRTGCRYAETVDAVARAVVDSDRLRLVGVAGYEAATGHEIGESAVAAVTAYLNTVRDAAIRLRPLFETDEILVTAGGSTYFDLVADILTGWPDGMSVHTVVRSGCYLTHDDGLYARTSPLGRTEGGHLQPALSVWAQVLSRPEPDLAIVGMGRRDVSFDQDLPMPYGRPDSRVEKLNDQHAYLRLAPADRSLDVGDWLEFGISHPCTVFDKWQLIPVLDADHRVVELVRTFF, encoded by the coding sequence ATGGCCACCAGTTTGGAGCAGTCCACCGTCGATGCCCTGGACCACGAGCCGATCGACTGGAAATACAAGGGCCTGCCGTCCTCGTGGTGGGGCCAGACCCCTGCCCAGGTGTGCCGTCGGCGGCCCAGCCTGTTCGACGACGGCGCCGTGTCGCCGGTGTGCACGCTGCGCACGCAGCCGCTGGTGCACAACATGGTCACCATGGCGCGTTGGTGCCGACGGCGGGGCGTGCAACTCGCGCCACACGGCAAGACCCATATGTCCCCGCAGCTGCTGGCCCGTCAGCTCGGCGCCGGTGCGGTGGCCGTCACGGCCGCCACCATCAGCCAGGTCCGGGTATTCCGGGCCTTCGGGGTCCGCCGGATCATCCTGGCCAACGAACTTGTCGACGTCACCGGGCTGCGCTGGCTGGCCGCCGAGCTGGACGCCAATCCCGATTTCGAGCTGACGTGCTGGGTGGACTCGGTCCGGGGCGTGCAGCTGATGACATCCGCACTGACGGGCCGGCGCCGCCAGGTGGACGTCTGCGTCGAAGTCGGCCAGCCGGGTGGCCGCACGGGCTGCCGCTACGCCGAGACCGTGGACGCGGTGGCACGCGCGGTGGTGGACTCGGACCGGCTGCGGCTGGTCGGCGTCGCCGGATATGAGGCGGCCACCGGCCATGAGATCGGCGAGTCGGCGGTCGCTGCGGTGACCGCGTATTTGAACACCGTGCGCGACGCGGCAATTCGGCTGCGCCCGCTGTTCGAGACCGATGAGATTCTGGTGACCGCCGGTGGCAGCACCTACTTCGACCTGGTCGCCGACATCTTGACCGGCTGGCCCGACGGCATGTCCGTGCACACCGTGGTGCGCAGCGGCTGCTACCTGACCCACGACGACGGCCTCTACGCCCGGACGTCGCCGCTGGGCCGCACCGAAGGCGGCCACCTGCAACCCGCGCTGAGCGTATGGGCGCAGGTGCTCTCCCGGCCCGAACCCGACCTCGCCATCGTGGGGATGGGCCGCCGGGACGTGTCATTCGACCAGGACCTGCCCATGCCCTACGGACGGCCCGACAGCCGCGTCGAGAAGCTCAACGACCAGCACGCCTACCTGCGGCTGGCGCCGGCCGACCGGAGCCTGGATGTCGGTGACTGGCTCGAGTTCGGGATCTCCCACCCCTGCACGGTGTTCGACAAGTGGCAGCTCATCCCGGTGCTGGACGCCGACCACCGGGTGGTGGAACTGGTGCGGACCTTCTTCTAG
- a CDS encoding type III pantothenate kinase, translating to MLLAIDVRNTHTVVGLISGSGDHAKVVQNWRIRTESEVTADELALTIDGLIGDDAENLLGATGLSTVPSVLHEIRVMLDQYWPKVPHVLIEPGVRTGIPLLVDNPKEVGADRIVNCLAAYQKYGTAAIVVDFGSSICVDVVSAKGEFLGGAIAPGVQVSSDAAAARSAALRRVELTRPRSVIGKNTVECMQAGAVFGFAALVDGLVNRVREDLEDLRGSDGHNVTVVATGHTAQLVLPDLRTVQHYDKHLTLDGLRMVFERNQRNSRRS from the coding sequence GTGCTGCTGGCAATCGATGTCCGCAATACCCACACCGTCGTCGGGTTGATCTCCGGCTCCGGGGATCACGCAAAAGTGGTGCAGAACTGGCGGATTCGCACTGAGTCGGAAGTGACGGCCGACGAGCTCGCGTTGACCATCGACGGACTGATCGGTGACGATGCCGAAAACCTGCTCGGCGCAACCGGTTTGTCGACGGTGCCGTCGGTGCTGCACGAAATCCGGGTGATGCTGGACCAGTACTGGCCGAAGGTGCCGCACGTCCTGATCGAGCCGGGTGTGCGCACCGGCATCCCGCTGCTGGTCGACAACCCCAAAGAGGTCGGGGCCGACCGGATCGTCAATTGCCTTGCGGCGTACCAGAAGTACGGCACGGCGGCCATCGTCGTCGACTTCGGGTCATCGATCTGCGTCGACGTCGTCTCGGCCAAGGGTGAGTTTCTCGGCGGCGCCATCGCTCCGGGTGTCCAGGTGTCCTCGGATGCCGCGGCGGCCCGTTCGGCGGCACTGCGCCGGGTCGAGCTGACCCGGCCCCGGTCGGTGATCGGCAAGAACACCGTCGAGTGCATGCAGGCCGGTGCGGTGTTCGGCTTCGCCGCCCTGGTGGACGGCTTGGTGAACCGGGTACGTGAGGACCTCGAGGACTTGCGCGGTTCCGACGGCCACAACGTGACCGTGGTGGCCACCGGGCACACCGCGCAGTTGGTGCTGCCCGACCTGCGGACCGTGCAGCACTACGACAAGCACCTCACGCTCGACGGCCTGCGCATGGTCTTCGAGCGCAACCAGCGCAACTCGCGCCGCTCCTAG